ATTGGGGTGCTGATTGTGGCCCTATTTTCGGTTGGCCTGGCCCTGGGAGCCGACTATCCCACTGCCCATATTATTGTCTCGGAGTCTATTCCCAGTAAATTTCGCGGGCGGATGGTGTTGGGGGCCTTTGCCTTTCAATCCGTTGGCTCATTAGGTGGGGTGTTGCTTGGTTTAGCCGTGCTTAAGGTCTATCCCCAAGTCGAGGCCTGGCGGTGGATGTATGCAGCCTTAATCGGGCCTGGGTTGATTGTCTTTCTATTTCGACTTACCTTGGCCGAGTCAGCCCATTGGCTATTGGCACGGGGACGGATTGAAGAGGCCCATCGGGCGGCCCAACGCTTACTGAAACGCCCCATCGCTATTGACCGTGGCTCCCTTAGTCTCAACCTTAGAACTGCCCGGCCCGGCTTTCGGCTCCTGTTTTCCCCCCAATACTTCCAGGCCACTATCCTTGCCGCTGTCCCCTGGTTTTTACAAGACCTATCTACCTACGGGATCGGCATTTTTACGCCCACCATCCTCGCAACCCTGTTTACAAAAACAAGCTCTAATTTCATTTTCCAGGATATGGTAGCGGCGGAAGGCTCTGGGGTGATTGATTTATTCTTACTTTTCGGCTTCTTGACCTCCTTGCCCTTGGTGGATAAAGTTGGCCGAATTCCCCTCCAAATTCTCGGCTTTGGCGGGTGCGCGGTTGGGCTACTGATTGCTGCCTTTGCGGCTGATATTCCCGATGGCCATGAACTGAAGATTTTCCTGATCTTTGCCGGGTTTATGATCTTCAACTTTATGAACAACCTCGGTCCCAATGCCATGACCTATCTCTTAGCGGGTGAAGTCTTTCCAACAGAAATTCGGGGCCTGGGGGCCGGGTTTGCTGCCTCCTTTGCCAAAATTGGGGCTGTATTGACCGCATTTTTCTTCCCCATTCTCCGAGAGCAGATTGGCACCACTCCCCTCCTCTATATCCTTTCTGGGACAGCAGTTTTGGGAGGGGTGATCACCTTTATGGTCAGAATAGAACCGAATGGCAAGAGCTTAGAGGAATTAGCCTAACATCCCCATCCACATTGCCGGCCCCAATCAGATTACTTGAGGTCGTTGAGAATGGCATCCCGACCCTTCAAGGCACAGCCCTCATCTGTCATCCCCACGGGTGTTCCAGAAATTCCCAGGCCCCCAACTAACTTCCCTTTCGACATTAAGCGCACTCCACCCGGAAACAGGGTAATCCCCCGCAATGGATCCGGTGGCATCGGCCAAGTTCCAACCCCAACCGCCCCCTTGGCCTGCATTGAGGCGAGAATCCCGGATGTGGTGTCAAGATTATGATTATTGGCCAGGGTAACTGCGGAATAAGCCTTATTAAACGCCGTTTGGACGGTATGAACCCCTGCCCCATCACTGCGAATTACGACAATGACATTGCCCTCGGGATTGACCACTGTGGCCGTCACCCCATAACCTTGCACCCGACAGGCCTCAATACCCGCCTCTGCGGCTTTAAGAGCAATTTTAGCCGAAAGTACTGGTGTTTCTTCAAGGGCAACGGCCGGCATGAGAGGGACGGAACCTACAGCCAAACCCAGGAGCAAGACAGAAAAGGATATGGATGGATGGAACATCGATCGTAAAACTCCAAGTTAGATAAAAGAAAAATAG
Above is a window of Pseudocalidococcus azoricus BACA0444 DNA encoding:
- a CDS encoding MFS transporter, translating into MQWRIWALAAMGKFFEGMVIFITGVALPLLERYFDLPAALDGVLSAATLFGILIGASLFGNLADRLGRKFVFVWEMALFTLFLVLCALAWNIGVLIVALFSVGLALGADYPTAHIIVSESIPSKFRGRMVLGAFAFQSVGSLGGVLLGLAVLKVYPQVEAWRWMYAALIGPGLIVFLFRLTLAESAHWLLARGRIEEAHRAAQRLLKRPIAIDRGSLSLNLRTARPGFRLLFSPQYFQATILAAVPWFLQDLSTYGIGIFTPTILATLFTKTSSNFIFQDMVAAEGSGVIDLFLLFGFLTSLPLVDKVGRIPLQILGFGGCAVGLLIAAFAADIPDGHELKIFLIFAGFMIFNFMNNLGPNAMTYLLAGEVFPTEIRGLGAGFAASFAKIGAVLTAFFFPILREQIGTTPLLYILSGTAVLGGVITFMVRIEPNGKSLEELA
- a CDS encoding GlcG/HbpS family heme-binding protein; the protein is MPAVALEETPVLSAKIALKAAEAGIEACRVQGYGVTATVVNPEGNVIVVIRSDGAGVHTVQTAFNKAYSAVTLANNHNLDTTSGILASMQAKGAVGVGTWPMPPDPLRGITLFPGGVRLMSKGKLVGGLGISGTPVGMTDEGCALKGRDAILNDLK